The following are encoded in a window of Rosa chinensis cultivar Old Blush chromosome 4, RchiOBHm-V2, whole genome shotgun sequence genomic DNA:
- the LOC121052849 gene encoding uncharacterized protein LOC121052849, with product MPYCDLVLNRRFPAPLENRFLLGAPDYSDRACLAFRRAISCSDIRLASDDLSYELYAPNHFALQFGLIQLVSFPLYDAWNYNTSWHRIDYDQWWSEVSVNCWGQRDDELFATIFEELRYPYDADTELLARFPEAEARPPLPEQAPRPARAPCPVQAGIIIHEPPQEGSMPPSGCRVVDASPAIGQAKKKKVIATEPEVENSSSDDDDPQTIAAALALKRSHADPQTDPWAEDEPVADRLVRRRSSRQVGEGSSAPGEGVSGSQTKSRMVLTILPLQLMLPTICSWFWSPCRL from the exons ATGCCCTACTGCGATTTAGTACTCAATAGGAGATTCCCCGCTCCTCTTGAAAATAGGTTCCTTCTTGGGGCTCCTGATTATAGTGATCGCGCGTGCCTGGCTTTTCGCCGCGCGATTTCTTGCTCAGACATTAGGCTTGCATCCGATGACCTtagttatgagctttacgcTCCCAACCACTTTGCTCTCCAGTTTGGTCTTATCCAACTAGTGTCGTTCCCCCTCTAtgatgcttggaactacaacacctcttGGCACAGAATTG ATTATGATCAATGGTGGTCAGAAGTTTCCGTCAACTGCTGGGGACAGAgggatgacgaactcttcgcgaCCATTTTTGAAGAGCTGAGATATCCTTATGATGCTGATACTGAACTACTTGCTCGCTTTCCTGAAGCTGAGGCGCGACCTCCGCTACCTGAACAGGCTCCGCGACCCGCGCGAGCCCCTTGCCCGGTCCAAGCTGGGATCATTATTCATGAGCCTCCTCAAGAg GGAAGTATGCCACCTTCTGGATGTCGTGTAGTTGACGCTTCTCCGGCCATTGGTCAggccaagaagaagaaagtgataGCAACAGAGCCTGAAGTTGAAAACTCTTCCTCTGACGATGATGACCCACAAACA ATTGCTGCTGCTTTAGCCCTCAAGCGCAGTCACGCTGATCCCCAGACTGATCCATGGGCAGAAGACGAACCCGTCGCTGACCGACTG GTTCGTCGTAGGTCATCAAGGCAAGTTGGAGAAGGATCCTCCGCTCCTGGCGAAGGTGTGTCTGGTTCGCAAACCAAGAGCCGAATGGTTCTAACAATCCTCCCTCTCCAGTTAATGCTGCCAACAATATGCAGTTGGTTCTGGTCCCCATGCAGGTTATAG
- the LOC112199328 gene encoding uncharacterized protein LOC112199328, whose product MVKIDFGPFPRPDQLKGKKYCKFHNLWNHNTTDCVKLKDQIQVWLNNGSLQVEASAAAAALVDLNLFPDTGVGMVNVNWPKKCQSKPTLDLTTREKEEREEGEETHVKKKTKPINDASPVVLC is encoded by the coding sequence atggtgaaaatAGACTTTGGCCCTTTCCCTCGACCGGATCAGCTGAAAGGAaaaaagtactgcaaattccataACTTGTGGAACCATAACACAACTGATTGTGTGAAGCTAaaggaccaaattcaggtatggctcaataacgGCAGTTTACAGGTAGAAGCTTCGGCAGCCGCGGCAGCACTAGTAGACTTGAACCTTTTCCCGGATACCGGAGTTGGTATGGTTAATGTGAACTGGCCCAAGAAGTGCCAGAGCAAACCAACCTTGGATTTGACTACAAGGGAGAAAGAAGAgagggaagaaggagaggaaaCCCATGTAAAGAAGAAAACTAAGCCCATCAACGACGCCTCACCGGTAGTCCTTTGCTAG